One window of the Candidatus Binatus sp. genome contains the following:
- the dnaA gene encoding chromosomal replication initiator protein DnaA gives MTGLWQRTADRMREELGQVGYETWIGPLKFIAQQETTVTLEAPNRFFRDWINERYLDLLRRALAAEAGEEMEINLTLGNGGVAALQQAHKNGNGTASGNGHSNGHGNGKVAAPRGSTSDGGRGDRHPQFNPRYTFAEFVVGSANQFAHAAAQAVANQPGEKYNPLFIYGGVGLGKTHLVTAIGHRIWTTGDRPRKVLFMPAEIFMNELINSLRRDKMGEFREKFRRVDTLILDDVQFLAGRERTQEEFFHTFNALHAERHQIVLTSDKVPREIPGLEERLRNRFESGLIADIAPPDLETRVAIIQKKAVLENLKLAPEVTMYIAQSVSSNVRELEGCLTRLGALASLNKAAITVEFARQALHDLIRNHDAKPDVDSIQKTVSDFFHIRLTDLKSKKRTQHIAFCRQVAMYLSRKLTDASFPTIGDHFGRDHSTVIHAYNLILRRVSSDSAFRLSIEKIERELKSVRNAA, from the coding sequence ATGACTGGCTTGTGGCAGCGCACTGCTGACCGGATGCGCGAGGAACTCGGACAGGTCGGCTACGAAACCTGGATCGGACCGCTCAAGTTTATCGCGCAGCAGGAAACGACCGTTACACTCGAGGCGCCCAATCGATTTTTTCGCGATTGGATCAATGAACGCTATCTCGATTTGCTGCGCCGCGCGCTCGCGGCGGAAGCCGGCGAAGAAATGGAGATCAACCTGACGCTGGGCAATGGCGGAGTTGCAGCACTGCAACAAGCGCACAAGAACGGGAACGGCACCGCCAGCGGCAATGGCCATAGCAATGGTCATGGCAACGGAAAAGTCGCGGCGCCGCGCGGATCGACGTCCGACGGCGGCCGCGGCGATCGGCATCCGCAGTTCAATCCGCGCTACACGTTCGCGGAGTTCGTAGTCGGCTCGGCGAATCAGTTTGCGCACGCGGCGGCGCAGGCGGTCGCCAATCAGCCGGGCGAAAAATACAATCCGCTCTTCATTTACGGCGGAGTCGGCCTCGGCAAGACGCACCTGGTGACAGCGATCGGCCATCGTATCTGGACGACGGGCGATCGGCCGCGCAAAGTTCTCTTCATGCCCGCCGAGATTTTCATGAACGAACTGATCAATTCGCTGAGACGCGACAAGATGGGCGAGTTTCGGGAAAAATTTCGCCGCGTCGATACGCTGATCCTCGACGACGTCCAGTTTCTAGCCGGCCGCGAGCGCACCCAGGAGGAATTTTTTCACACCTTCAACGCGTTGCACGCGGAACGCCATCAGATCGTGCTCACGTCGGACAAGGTGCCGCGGGAAATTCCGGGCCTCGAGGAGCGGCTGCGCAACCGTTTCGAATCGGGCCTGATTGCCGATATCGCGCCGCCCGATCTCGAGACTCGCGTCGCGATCATCCAGAAAAAGGCCGTGCTCGAAAATCTCAAGCTGGCGCCCGAGGTCACGATGTATATCGCGCAGAGCGTTTCCTCGAACGTGCGCGAGCTCGAAGGATGCCTCACGCGGCTCGGCGCGCTGGCCTCGCTCAACAAGGCGGCGATCACCGTCGAATTTGCGCGCCAGGCCCTGCACGATCTGATTCGGAATCACGACGCGAAGCCTGACGTGGATTCAATCCAGAAAACTGTTTCGGATTTTTTCCACATCCGGCTTACCGACCTCAAATCGAAAAAACGCACGCAGCACATCGCGTTTTGCCGGCAGGTCGCGATGTATCTCAGCCGCAAGCTGACCGACGCTTCGTTTCCGACTATCGGCGATCACTTCGGCCGCGACCATTCGACGGTGATCCATGCGTATAATCTGATCCTGCGGCGCGTCTCGAGCGACTCCGCTTTCCGTTTGTCGATCGAAAAAATCGAGCGCGAGCTGAAGTCGGTTCGCAACGCGGCGTGA
- the dnaN gene encoding DNA polymerase III subunit beta, whose translation MGLSIARTSLLGGLGLVQGIVERRTTVPILGHVLIEPNGNGLNLSATDLEVGIRTNVACSGKEKSLTLNARKLFEIVREAEGEEVALTTLDNDWVELKCGRAKFKMMGLDPRSFPAMPSQSVGKEADGAKKKLKAELVIPATVLKDMIDKTLFAVSPDEARYNLSGVFVESSAPGSARMVATDGHRLAMIEREVAGFSMDGGAIIPRKGLAELRKILDQDGDTEVRLSLEGQLAYLKRGNTEVSMRLVEGEFPDYRGVIPKQSKYKIAVPRDALFAAIKRAAIFSSERYHGVKFSLSPGLLTVSSTSPETGEASESLDVDFNNEDFAIGFNASYVSQVLGVIPAGANVELGLSDDVSPGVIRAPEADSQYTYVVMPMRL comes from the coding sequence ATGGGACTCTCGATAGCACGCACGTCTCTGCTTGGTGGTTTGGGTTTGGTGCAGGGAATCGTCGAACGGCGAACGACGGTGCCGATCCTGGGCCACGTTCTCATCGAGCCCAATGGCAATGGGCTAAATCTCAGCGCGACCGACCTGGAGGTCGGCATCCGCACCAATGTCGCCTGCTCGGGCAAGGAAAAAAGCCTGACGCTGAACGCGCGCAAACTTTTCGAGATCGTGCGCGAGGCGGAAGGCGAAGAGGTCGCGCTGACGACGCTCGACAACGATTGGGTCGAACTCAAGTGCGGGCGCGCGAAATTCAAAATGATGGGCCTCGATCCGCGCAGCTTTCCGGCGATGCCCAGTCAGAGCGTTGGCAAGGAAGCGGACGGCGCGAAAAAAAAGTTGAAGGCCGAGCTCGTGATTCCGGCGACGGTACTGAAGGACATGATCGACAAGACTCTGTTCGCGGTCAGTCCCGATGAAGCGCGCTACAATCTGAGCGGCGTGTTCGTCGAATCGAGTGCGCCTGGTTCCGCGCGGATGGTCGCCACCGACGGCCATCGCCTTGCGATGATCGAGCGCGAAGTCGCGGGCTTCTCGATGGATGGCGGCGCGATCATTCCGCGAAAAGGACTCGCCGAGCTGCGCAAAATCCTTGACCAGGACGGCGACACCGAAGTGCGGCTCTCGCTCGAAGGGCAGCTCGCATATCTGAAGCGCGGCAACACCGAAGTGTCGATGCGGCTGGTCGAAGGAGAATTTCCCGACTATCGCGGCGTCATACCGAAGCAGTCGAAATACAAAATCGCGGTCCCGAGGGACGCGTTGTTCGCGGCGATCAAGCGCGCCGCGATTTTCTCAAGCGAGCGCTATCACGGCGTGAAGTTCTCGCTCTCGCCGGGATTGCTCACGGTGTCATCGACGAGTCCCGAGACCGGCGAGGCCAGCGAATCGCTCGACGTCGATTTCAACAACGAAGATTTCGCGATTGGCTTCAACGCCTCGTACGTCTCGCAGGTGCTCGGCGTGATTCCGGCTGGCGCCAACGTCGAGTTGGGGCTCAGCGACGACGTGAGTCCCGGCGTGATCCGCGCGCCCGAGGCGGACTCGCAGTACACCTACGTCGTGATGCCGATGCGGCTCTAG
- a CDS encoding DUF4331 family protein has translation MSNHFTGLNLGPPLGDQRLDLCDLYAFQAPVDPTRTVLILNANPTADALHPDAIYRLNIDNDGDCLTDIAISYVFSKPQNGKQTVNVFVAKGAESRSVEAVGTKIIADAEVSFGAKPNIVKSGGYTFFAGNRSDAFFFDFDGIKNLFDTKGGRNFTAPHLGGKSPWTGVDSNTEANVFSTVLELPTFELGANPAVRIWGRCSVRRDGKLLHVDRAGHPSVSSFFNTDDTKEEYNASEPVNDRKRWLDQFVHLMGHTGNYTREEAIAAIDADGLLPDMLSFDPSKPAKYPNGRAFTDDVIDHRLAFLSKGDIPSDGLKPHTDLLKEFPYIGTPHPKAG, from the coding sequence ATGTCGAATCATTTCACCGGCCTTAACCTCGGCCCTCCGCTCGGGGACCAACGACTCGACCTCTGCGATCTCTACGCGTTCCAGGCACCCGTCGATCCGACAAGGACCGTGCTGATCCTTAATGCCAATCCGACTGCAGACGCGCTCCATCCCGACGCGATCTACCGCCTCAACATCGACAACGACGGAGATTGCCTGACCGACATCGCGATCAGTTACGTGTTCTCGAAGCCGCAGAACGGCAAGCAGACGGTGAACGTTTTCGTGGCGAAGGGCGCGGAGTCGCGCTCAGTCGAAGCGGTTGGGACGAAGATCATCGCCGACGCCGAGGTCTCCTTCGGCGCCAAACCCAACATCGTCAAGTCCGGCGGCTACACGTTCTTCGCCGGCAATCGCAGCGACGCTTTCTTTTTCGACTTCGACGGAATCAAGAATCTGTTCGACACCAAGGGCGGCAGAAATTTCACGGCACCGCATCTTGGCGGCAAGTCACCATGGACGGGCGTGGACTCAAATACTGAGGCGAATGTGTTCTCGACGGTGCTCGAGCTGCCGACATTCGAACTCGGCGCCAACCCTGCGGTCCGCATCTGGGGGCGATGCAGCGTGCGCCGCGATGGCAAGCTCCTCCATGTCGATCGCGCCGGCCACCCGTCGGTCAGCAGCTTCTTCAACACCGACGACACCAAAGAGGAGTACAACGCCAGCGAGCCGGTTAACGATCGCAAACGCTGGCTCGATCAGTTCGTCCATTTGATGGGGCATACCGGCAACTACACCCGGGAAGAAGCAATCGCCGCGATCGATGCCGACGGCCTGCTGCCCGACATGCTGAGCTTCGATCCGTCGAAGCCCGCGAAGTATCCCAACGGGCGCGCTTTTACCGACGATGTCATCGATCACCGCCTCGCCTTCCTCTCCAAGGGAGACATCCCATCAGACGGCCTTAAGCCGCACACCGATCTTCTCAAGGAGTTCCCGTACATCGGCACGCCGCATCCCAAGGCGGGCTAG
- a CDS encoding glycosyltransferase family 39 protein, with the protein MASAYPSNPATPPLATPRTSDESTFRIGAALVLVAAAILYFARLGARALWSSEFRWAEIAREMLLTRNYFWPTINGHVYYDKPLGSYWLVTLSTPFTGGMNETAARLPCAIAGLLAVAFLMLLVRRLYDSRTAILSGFILATSFSFVFFSRHASADVETLTGELAALVLFERYENRAGGPWVIGLWLIMAATSLTKGLLGFALPILVIGAFSCLKDGWRGLADGIGRGALRERWRWLVSHNLWFFNWYSVPAIVLGIAVYAAPFEISNRLMGSEKGLAMVYRENVVRFFHPFDHRGPIYLYVYVIFALMAPWSAMLPAALVETHQRRRLHDEPARSDRFALVYFWATFLFFTLSGSRRSYYILPILPAAAILVARTLVFSADLCSTFAGRLLKLGYAVIAIAAVFGIAMLIPASLILPGKLAQFPSMPDKFVFLVFWILSVTGVFYAVRKFSPARAALSMGIIAYGLLAYIYIFAMPAAESYRGEKRFARATIEKTGNRVDQIAMFRTQGPLFYLDPPKPTPWFQKKQDLLDAINRGEVRWFIARQRDIPQLGLPTTLEVSEATYPWETEYNLRNKIQLMRVEGGGTPPPAQ; encoded by the coding sequence ATGGCATCGGCATATCCATCGAATCCCGCGACGCCGCCGTTAGCGACGCCTCGAACCTCCGACGAATCGACGTTCCGGATCGGCGCCGCACTGGTGCTCGTCGCCGCTGCGATTCTGTACTTCGCGCGGCTGGGCGCGCGCGCTCTCTGGTCGTCGGAATTTCGATGGGCCGAAATTGCGCGCGAGATGCTCCTCACGCGCAACTATTTCTGGCCGACGATCAACGGCCACGTCTATTACGACAAGCCGCTCGGCTCGTACTGGCTCGTCACGCTTTCGACGCCGTTCACCGGCGGGATGAACGAAACCGCGGCGCGATTGCCGTGCGCGATCGCGGGCTTGCTCGCGGTCGCATTCCTGATGCTACTGGTGCGGCGACTCTACGATTCTCGCACCGCGATTCTGTCCGGATTCATCCTCGCGACCAGCTTCAGCTTCGTTTTTTTTTCGCGCCACGCCTCCGCCGATGTCGAAACCCTGACCGGCGAACTCGCAGCGTTGGTGCTCTTCGAGCGTTACGAGAATCGCGCCGGCGGTCCATGGGTCATCGGCCTCTGGCTGATCATGGCGGCGACGTCATTGACCAAAGGCCTGCTCGGATTCGCGCTGCCAATACTCGTGATCGGCGCGTTCTCGTGCCTGAAAGACGGATGGCGCGGCCTCGCCGACGGGATCGGACGCGGCGCTCTGCGCGAGCGATGGCGCTGGCTGGTGTCGCACAACCTCTGGTTCTTTAACTGGTACTCGGTACCGGCGATCGTGCTGGGGATCGCCGTTTACGCAGCGCCGTTCGAGATATCGAATCGCCTGATGGGCTCCGAGAAAGGCCTCGCGATGGTTTATCGCGAGAACGTGGTGCGATTTTTTCACCCGTTCGATCATCGCGGACCCATCTATTTATACGTGTACGTCATTTTCGCGCTGATGGCGCCGTGGTCCGCGATGCTGCCGGCGGCGCTGGTCGAGACGCATCAGCGCCGACGCCTGCACGACGAGCCCGCGCGCAGCGATCGTTTCGCGCTGGTTTATTTTTGGGCGACCTTCCTGTTTTTCACTCTGTCCGGATCGCGCCGCAGCTATTATATCTTGCCGATTCTTCCCGCCGCCGCGATTCTGGTGGCACGCACGCTGGTGTTTTCTGCGGATTTATGCTCGACGTTCGCCGGGCGATTGTTGAAGCTCGGCTACGCCGTAATCGCGATCGCCGCGGTGTTCGGAATCGCGATGCTGATTCCTGCGTCGCTGATTCTGCCGGGCAAGCTTGCGCAATTTCCGTCGATGCCCGACAAATTCGTCTTCCTCGTTTTCTGGATTCTCTCGGTCACGGGCGTGTTCTACGCGGTTCGAAAATTCAGCCCGGCGCGAGCCGCGCTCTCGATGGGAATCATCGCCTACGGCCTGCTCGCCTACATCTATATCTTCGCGATGCCGGCGGCGGAGAGTTATCGTGGCGAGAAGCGATTCGCGCGGGCGACGATCGAGAAGACCGGCAATCGCGTTGATCAGATCGCGATGTTCCGCACCCAAGGCCCGCTCTTCTATCTCGATCCGCCCAAGCCGACGCCCTGGTTTCAGAAGAAGCAGGACCTGCTCGACGCGATCAATCGCGGCGAGGTGCGATGGTTTATCGCGCGCCAGCGGGATATTCCGCAACTCGGCTTGCCGACCACGCTCGAAGTCAGCGAGGCGACGTATCCGTGGGAGACCGAGTACAACCTGCGCAACAAGATTCAGCTCATGCGAGTAGAGGGCGGCGGCACGCCGCCACCGGCTCAATAA
- a CDS encoding thioredoxin domain-containing protein: MSDENKSASHVDRKPNRLIKEQSPYLRQHAYNPVDWYAWGPEALARAKAENKPILLSIGYSACHWCHVMERESFENEAIAKLMNDNFVSIKVDREERPDLDQIYMDAVQMITGRGGWPLTMFLAPDGRPFFGGTYYPPEDRQGMPGFPRLLLAVAQAYRDGAKEVVHNLEKLTQALGALTDYQPTGGDLKPGLPAEAARALATHYDSIHGGIGHAPKFPNTFVFSLFLRVYAGEGDESMAEMVRHTLRKMARGGMYDQIGGGFHRYSVDDRWLVPHFEKMLYDNALLSRLYLDAGGALNEPEFIGVASEILDYVLREMTSPGGGFYSSQDADSEGEEGKFFVWSVEEAEAILGPGLSDIAERYFDLSVEGNFEGANILHRTIEPADAARMFKISEDDLAAKLNQIREKLFAAREERVKPGRDDKILVAWNAMMIGGFAEGYRAVHDRRYLEAGERAADFIMTKMWDGRSLKRSYKDDVARHNAYLEDYAELASAMLDLYEASLNRKYLAQARTLAGVILERFIDREKGGFFFTSDDHEALITRSKAAFDGSTPSGNSAAVMALLRLHGYTGEKSYRVEAERTLKLFREFIEKQPFGFSHMLEAVDLYQRGPTEIVLVGGRDSAELQEWIERLGLIYVPNMALFIADPAGADGGFVPEQVRGKRQLDGRTTAYVCREHTCTAPIASFKELARELAD; encoded by the coding sequence ATGAGCGACGAGAACAAATCTGCGAGCCACGTTGATCGCAAACCCAATCGGCTGATCAAAGAGCAGAGCCCGTATCTGCGCCAGCACGCATACAACCCGGTCGATTGGTACGCGTGGGGTCCGGAAGCGCTCGCGCGGGCGAAGGCCGAGAACAAACCGATCCTGCTTTCGATCGGTTACTCGGCGTGTCACTGGTGCCACGTGATGGAGCGCGAGTCGTTCGAGAACGAAGCGATCGCGAAACTGATGAACGATAATTTCGTATCGATCAAGGTGGATCGCGAAGAGCGCCCCGACCTCGATCAGATTTACATGGACGCGGTGCAGATGATCACCGGGCGCGGCGGATGGCCGCTCACGATGTTCCTCGCGCCGGATGGGCGTCCGTTTTTTGGCGGCACCTACTACCCGCCCGAGGATCGCCAGGGGATGCCGGGATTTCCGCGGCTGTTGCTCGCGGTGGCGCAGGCGTATCGCGACGGCGCGAAAGAGGTCGTACACAATCTCGAGAAGCTCACGCAGGCGCTCGGCGCGCTGACCGATTATCAACCGACCGGCGGTGACCTGAAGCCTGGTCTGCCCGCCGAGGCGGCGCGCGCGCTCGCGACGCATTACGACAGTATCCACGGTGGAATCGGCCACGCGCCCAAATTTCCCAACACGTTCGTGTTCTCGCTCTTTCTTCGCGTCTATGCCGGCGAGGGCGACGAGTCGATGGCGGAAATGGTGCGGCACACGCTCCGCAAGATGGCGCGCGGCGGGATGTACGATCAGATCGGCGGCGGCTTTCATCGTTACAGCGTGGACGATCGATGGCTGGTGCCGCATTTCGAAAAGATGCTCTACGACAACGCGCTGCTGTCGCGGCTGTATCTCGACGCGGGCGGCGCGCTGAACGAGCCGGAGTTCATCGGCGTCGCGAGCGAAATTCTCGACTATGTCCTGCGCGAAATGACGAGTCCGGGTGGCGGTTTCTATTCGTCCCAGGATGCCGACAGCGAAGGTGAGGAAGGAAAATTCTTCGTCTGGAGCGTCGAGGAGGCCGAGGCTATTCTCGGGCCTGGCTTGAGCGATATCGCGGAGCGATATTTCGACCTCTCGGTCGAGGGGAATTTCGAAGGCGCGAATATTCTGCATCGCACGATCGAGCCGGCTGACGCGGCGCGGATGTTCAAGATCTCCGAAGATGATCTCGCGGCGAAGCTGAACCAGATTCGCGAGAAGCTGTTCGCCGCACGCGAAGAAAGAGTGAAGCCGGGCCGCGACGACAAAATCCTGGTCGCGTGGAACGCTATGATGATCGGCGGATTTGCCGAGGGCTACCGCGCCGTGCACGACCGGCGCTATCTCGAGGCGGGCGAGCGCGCCGCCGATTTCATCATGACGAAAATGTGGGACGGGCGATCGCTCAAGCGCTCATACAAGGATGACGTTGCGCGCCACAATGCCTACCTCGAAGACTATGCTGAGCTAGCCAGCGCGATGCTCGATCTTTACGAGGCGTCGCTGAATCGAAAATATCTCGCGCAGGCTCGAACGCTGGCGGGCGTGATCCTCGAGCGTTTTATCGATCGCGAAAAGGGTGGGTTCTTCTTCACCTCCGACGATCACGAAGCGCTGATCACGCGCTCGAAGGCCGCCTTCGATGGCTCGACGCCGTCGGGCAACAGCGCCGCGGTGATGGCGCTGCTCAGGCTGCACGGTTACACCGGCGAAAAATCGTATCGCGTCGAGGCCGAGCGCACGCTCAAATTGTTCCGCGAGTTTATCGAGAAGCAGCCGTTCGGGTTTTCGCACATGCTCGAGGCGGTCGATCTCTATCAGCGCGGACCGACGGAAATCGTGCTGGTCGGCGGTCGCGATTCCGCCGAGTTGCAGGAATGGATCGAGCGGCTCGGGCTGATCTATGTGCCCAACATGGCGCTCTTCATCGCCGATCCGGCCGGCGCCGATGGCGGTTTCGTTCCCGAGCAGGTGCGCGGGAAACGCCAGCTCGACGGCCGCACGACGGCGTACGTCTGCCGCGAGCATACCTGCACCGCGCCGATCGCTTCATTCAAGGAACTCGCGCGGGAGCTGGCCGATTAG
- a CDS encoding endonuclease/exonuclease/phosphatase family protein, with protein sequence MEGRARDLTAARNTPAPFISPIVTNRPALARRSSRLRIVLLNAAGGAQLAVIEACLRRPPLDDADVILLCEADRGIRRSGVRDVSGDLAASLGMSCAYVPEYKVGRDGLAFMGNAILSSAPFEDVEAVAMPSAFTHVMSRQMKRYSYTGMPTGILATAKFGGEKLTIGLAHLHSRCTPAERERQLAAYMAAFPATGRAIFGGDLNTTTTDLLSASSVARLGAAMLLNSRRFRSPVRHEPLFDRMRERELRIEGANADNRGTFTFSGIIPRVFRPKLDWLALRDLRPLPRTARVVPPRLSIFSRRASDHDFIAVDVAL encoded by the coding sequence ATGGAAGGCCGAGCGCGCGATCTGACTGCTGCCCGCAATACGCCCGCGCCGTTCATTTCGCCGATCGTCACGAATCGGCCGGCGCTCGCGCGGCGTTCGTCGCGGTTGCGAATCGTGCTGCTGAATGCCGCCGGCGGCGCGCAATTGGCGGTGATCGAGGCGTGTCTCCGGCGTCCGCCGCTCGACGACGCCGACGTGATCCTGCTGTGCGAGGCCGATCGCGGAATCCGTCGATCCGGCGTGCGCGACGTTTCCGGCGATCTGGCTGCGAGCCTCGGGATGAGTTGCGCGTACGTGCCCGAATACAAGGTTGGCCGCGACGGCCTCGCGTTCATGGGCAATGCGATTCTAAGCTCCGCGCCATTCGAAGATGTTGAAGCGGTCGCGATGCCGAGTGCGTTCACGCATGTGATGAGCCGCCAGATGAAGCGCTACTCGTACACGGGGATGCCGACGGGAATTTTGGCGACCGCAAAGTTCGGCGGCGAAAAGCTGACGATCGGACTGGCGCATCTGCATAGCCGATGCACCCCGGCTGAGCGCGAACGGCAGCTAGCCGCATACATGGCCGCGTTCCCCGCCACGGGCCGCGCGATTTTCGGCGGCGATTTGAACACCACGACGACCGACCTTCTGAGCGCGTCCTCCGTAGCGCGACTCGGAGCCGCGATGCTGCTGAACTCACGGCGTTTTCGCTCGCCCGTCCGGCACGAGCCGTTGTTCGATCGAATGCGCGAGCGCGAACTTCGAATCGAGGGCGCGAACGCCGACAATCGCGGCACCTTCACGTTCTCCGGCATCATCCCGCGCGTATTCAGGCCGAAGCTCGATTGGCTGGCGCTCCGCGACTTGCGTCCGTTGCCGCGCACCGCGCGGGTCGTCCCGCCGCGGTTATCGATCTTCTCGCGGCGCGCGTCCGATCACGATTTCATCGCCGTCGATGTCGCGCTTTAG
- a CDS encoding glycoside hydrolase family 172 protein yields MASFNGLGMHLGNLPMLSSAITRSISPENPTGEPGKGGMAMPDEKSPARKLGQGWKVSPYIVIQPGEVRSIADIAGAGAIQQIWMTPTGAWRSSILRIYWDDEPAPSVECPVGDFFACGWNKYAQISSLAVCVNPGSAFNCYWEMPFRRRCRITMTNTAETAMVLYYQINYTLTEVPADAAYFHAQFRRVNPLPYKNVYTILDGVRGRGQYVGTYLAWGVNNSGWWGEGEIKFFIDGDAEFPTICGTGTEDYFCGSYNFDVGKEHGGYREFTTPYVGLAQVIRPDGLYNSQQRFGMYRWHIADPIRFGRDLRVTIQALGWRGDPRRGAEFLPLQDDIASVAYWYQTLPAVPFPALPPPDYLQVI; encoded by the coding sequence ATGGCGTCATTCAACGGCCTCGGGATGCATCTCGGCAACCTGCCGATGCTTTCGTCGGCAATCACCCGTTCCATCTCACCCGAAAATCCGACCGGCGAACCCGGCAAGGGCGGGATGGCGATGCCCGATGAAAAAAGCCCGGCGCGCAAGCTCGGCCAGGGCTGGAAGGTTTCGCCATACATTGTAATACAGCCGGGCGAAGTGCGATCGATCGCCGATATCGCGGGCGCCGGCGCGATTCAGCAAATCTGGATGACGCCGACCGGAGCCTGGCGCTCGAGCATCCTCAGGATTTACTGGGATGACGAGCCGGCGCCGTCGGTCGAGTGCCCGGTCGGCGATTTTTTCGCGTGCGGATGGAACAAGTACGCGCAGATTTCGTCGCTCGCCGTATGCGTCAATCCGGGCAGCGCGTTCAATTGCTATTGGGAGATGCCGTTTCGCCGCCGATGCCGCATCACGATGACTAACACCGCCGAAACCGCGATGGTGCTCTACTATCAGATCAATTACACGCTGACCGAAGTTCCCGCCGACGCCGCGTATTTTCATGCGCAGTTCAGGCGCGTGAATCCGCTCCCCTACAAGAATGTGTACACGATTCTCGACGGCGTGCGCGGCCGCGGACAGTACGTCGGCACCTACCTCGCGTGGGGCGTGAACAACAGCGGATGGTGGGGCGAAGGCGAGATCAAATTTTTCATCGACGGCGACGCCGAGTTCCCGACAATTTGCGGAACCGGCACCGAAGATTATTTTTGCGGCTCGTACAATTTCGACGTCGGCAAGGAGCATGGCGGATACCGCGAGTTCACGACGCCATACGTGGGACTCGCGCAGGTGATTCGGCCCGACGGGCTTTATAATTCACAGCAGCGCTTCGGGATGTATCGCTGGCATATCGCGGATCCGATTCGGTTCGGGCGCGATTTGCGCGTGACGATCCAGGCGCTAGGATGGCGCGGCGATCCTCGAAGGGGCGCCGAGTTCCTGCCGCTGCAGGATGACATCGCGTCGGTTGCGTACTGGTATCAGACCCTGCCGGCCGTTCCGTTCCCTGCCCTGCCGCCGCCGGATTATTTGCAAGTGATTTGA
- a CDS encoding IS1595 family transposase, whose amino-acid sequence MARNQGSVAQAKSEIVRQLPRACADETLAVEFLEEQRWSEMGACCPHCGDTDVYKMKDRKTAERNKRFLWLCNGCRKQYTVRVGTVFEDSRIPLRHWCYGFWAAAASKKGISSKQIQRMTGLSYKSALFMMHRIRFAMTPDLKTARKLTGTIEADETYIGGQAKNRHASALKQRRGGWDKATVIAMVERGGNIRSWHVPDVNMHNVGAIIRANVNPSASTLMTDETSLYRTVGPEFAGGHHSVSHRKKEYVRGHVTTNSIESAFSLLKRGLYGTFHSVSRKHLHRYLGEFDFRYNARKIEDGERAAMAIRSANGKRLTYAEQIGQTETKTA is encoded by the coding sequence ATGGCAAGGAATCAAGGCTCAGTCGCTCAGGCGAAGTCGGAGATCGTTCGGCAGTTACCACGCGCTTGCGCCGATGAAACTTTGGCTGTCGAGTTTCTTGAAGAACAGCGTTGGTCGGAAATGGGCGCATGCTGCCCGCATTGCGGTGATACCGACGTTTACAAGATGAAGGATCGCAAGACGGCGGAGCGGAACAAGCGGTTCCTGTGGCTCTGCAATGGCTGTAGAAAACAATATACCGTGCGCGTCGGCACGGTATTCGAGGACAGCCGAATCCCGCTTCGCCATTGGTGTTACGGATTTTGGGCCGCAGCCGCGAGCAAGAAGGGAATTAGCTCAAAACAGATCCAGCGCATGACGGGACTCTCGTACAAATCCGCGCTGTTTATGATGCACCGAATTCGATTCGCGATGACGCCAGACTTGAAGACCGCGCGGAAATTGACGGGAACAATCGAAGCTGACGAAACCTATATCGGTGGCCAAGCGAAGAATCGCCACGCCAGCGCATTGAAACAGCGCCGGGGCGGATGGGACAAGGCAACGGTGATTGCGATGGTCGAGCGTGGCGGGAACATCCGTTCTTGGCATGTTCCTGATGTGAATATGCACAATGTTGGCGCGATCATTCGGGCAAACGTAAATCCATCAGCATCGACTCTGATGACGGATGAAACTTCGCTCTATCGCACAGTGGGGCCAGAATTCGCAGGCGGCCATCACTCCGTCAGCCATCGGAAAAAGGAATATGTACGCGGGCACGTTACAACCAACAGCATCGAAAGCGCGTTCTCGCTTTTGAAGCGCGGTCTTTACGGCACCTTCCACAGCGTCAGCCGAAAGCACCTGCATCGCTATTTGGGAGAGTTCGATTTTCGCTACAACGCGCGTAAGATCGAGGATGGCGAGCGGGCCGCGATGGCAATCCGAAGCGCCAACGGGAAGCGTCTGACCTATGCCGAACAAATCGGACAAACCGAAACCAAAACCGCGTAA